ACGCAGTAGCCTGAGCACAGCCTCGGTCTTGTGCTTGGCCCAGAACCTCTTGGGCGGCTTGCGTGCCTCATCCCCGGTTCCGGTCGGCCTATGGCCTCCCTCCACCGGGGAGGAGGCTCCTCTGCCCCTCATTCCATCCTTCGTCATCGAACACCTCCTGGGGATCTCTTACTCCCAATTCGGTGTCCAAGAAAACCGTACACCGCCCCAGTGCCCGGCAGCGGGGTCGAAACGCTATCCAGCCGCCCGAGCGCGAGCAACGCCTGGTCGAACTTGCTGCGCAGCTCCGGCGTCCAGTCGATGGGTGGACGTGGCGGCAGCGGCGCGGGCACGAAGGCCTGGGCCTTCTCACCCACCGTCGATATGGTCACGTATCTGCCTTGGAGTTCTCGCTTCATCCTGCCTGCCTCGAACCTAAAATAAGATTCGTCTTTATTTTATTTTAACCGAACATCCTAAAATAAAGGGCCGGTAAGGAAAAATCAAGCGGATTTCCTGAACGGCCACTTCGATTTCCTCAGACGAGCGTTCGACGTCGCAACGCATTTGCTAAAGGGCAATTTCGTTCCGTTCGGCATAGACGACAGCCTTGGCCTGGTCGCTGTGGCCATGCCGCTCAAGGAACGCATCAAAACGGCCCTGCATGGGGCGATAGTAATTCTCAAGCCAGCAATGCACTGGCAGTACAAAGTAGGTCTCGGGGCTGTAGCTATCCCTCTCGAAGAGCCAGATTTTCGCTGAAGCGATATCGATCTCCGGGTACTCCGTCTGCCAATGGGACTGGAGCTCCGCCGCTCGTGTGGAGCAAAGCCAGGTGATCTCGGAAAAGATGAGCTTTCCACGTTCTGGATCTTTCCATCCTTGCCGTGGATGTAGAACTCGGTGCCTTGATTCTGGCTGATCTTGCGCCCGGCATCGACGGCATCCTGCTTCTCGTTTGACGAGCGGAGGGTTATGCCCTCTGCCTTCTGACCGTCAAATTCAGCAATGCTGCAGGTTACATGCCGACCCAGCGCTTCATCTGCCGCGTCTTCTCCCACAGTCCCAGGTTGGACGCCCAGGCCCTCCATTTTTCGACCTCCAAAGACGTGTAGGCGTTGAAAGAATCCAGTTCGCGCGGCCATGCATCGGGAATGGCAAATCTTCGAGCGGTCTTCTGCGCCGGCTGTGTTCCCACCTCGCGGTCCACCTCTTCCCGTGCGGCTGTCACCATAAAATGGAGGCGGTTCATCATGTTGACCTCGCTTGCCCCTGCATCCATGTCCAGTGAAAGTAGGTTCAGATGAGGAAACATCTCCCTGAGTTTGTTTTCCATGCCCCGCCCGGTGATGTGGTTGGCAATGCAGCCGAAGGGCTGGAGACAGACGATGTTGTCGATTCCTTCATTGAGCATGGCGATCATTTCAGCCGTAAGAAGCCATCCTTCGCCAAACTGATTGGCCAAACTGACTACCTCGCCGGTTATCGCCGCCAGTTTTCTTAAGTCATGAGCCTTTCTGTAAAAACGAAATCCCTGCATAATCCGCTCGATTTGGCCGACATGGTAATTTGAGTATATCTCCAGCAGCCTGTACTTGATACGATCCGCCAAAGAACGTTTAAAAAAGGCCTTTTGGTCGTAGGTCTCATTGATAAAGCGCTGGGCGAAAAAATTCTGTATAGGAGGAAGAACCACTTCCACCCCCTGGCCGGACAGCCAGTCGATGATATTTCCGTTGGAGAAGAAGTTATATTTAACGAAGATTTCTCCAACGATCCCGACTCTTGGGACAGTCTTGTCGTTGATCTCAACCCGGTTGAAGTCCGCCACGGCCCTTTTCAGAAGATTGAGAAGATAATAATAATCTGCATTCTCGATACCTGTTTCCATTTCAAAGAGATATTTTTCATGCAGGTTCTTGGATGTCCCGGGCACCTTTTCCCTGACCATTGTTGATAAATACATCCTGGCCAGGGGATCGGCGAAAATAATTCCCAAGCCCATCCGTTTTATCAGCCCCATTTTATCTATTTTAAACCACGGTTGTGCATTGATTTCCTCATTGGATATAGCGATTATCGGAACCTCATCCAGGCCGGCGGCGGCCAGTGCTTTTTTGATAAGCGACACGTAAGAGGATGCCCGGCATTGACCGCCGGTTTGGGTCATGACGACAGCGGTTTTTTCAGGATCGTACCTGCCTGATTGAAATGCCTTGATAATGTCGCCGGCTACCAGGACAGAGGGGTAGCACATATCGTTGTTGATGGTTTTAAGTCCCCATTCAACCGACTCCCTGTCCTGGGGCGGAAGGACTTCAACCCGGTGACCGAAGGGCCTGAAAGCCGACGGGACCAGCGGTGAATAGAAGGGTGAAAAATAGGGGGCGATCAGGGTTCTCTTTCCGGACTTGCCCACAACCGCCCGGCCCGTTTGCATTGTGCCGCCCCCTACGGCTCTCGTTTTGCCGTTCTTTTCCTTCACCGCTTCCAGCATGGAGCGCAGTCTGATCCTGACGGCGCCCACGTTGACGATTTCATCCATTTTGATCAAGGTATGAATCTTCCCGCCATGGCGCAGAATTTCTTTGACCTCATCGGCCGAAATCGCATCCGGCCCACAGCCGAAAGAGGTCAACTGAACCATTTGGGCATTCGCCGTGTTTGTTACCCACCTTGCCGCTGCGTACAGCCTGTTGGCATAGCTCCACTGGGTCAGGACATTGACATCTTCCAGAGCGACGGTATCTGCATTCAGGGGAAGCGCGGTTTCACTGACGACGTCCACGCCGAGTTCCGTCAATACATCCGGAACACCGTGGTTGACAAGCGGGTCTGCATGGTAGGGTCGGCCGCAGAGGACAACGGTTGTCCGTCTCTCGGCCTCCGACCTGACCAGCAGCGTTTTCGCCATGGACCTGAGTTCCGTCTTGTAATTCGATTGCGCCTTGACGCCCTTTTCAACCCCTTCCGATATCGTGCGGTAATTGATTCCAAACCGCCTGAAGAACAGATAAAGCTGATCTTTCAGCAAACCGAAATCCTTAAAGCTGACAGATGGATTGTCCAGGGGGATTTTGAATTTTTTCTCTGGATTGACAGCACTCTTCAATAGATCGGGATATCCGGTAACCACCGGGCAATTATAACTGTTTAAGGCATCTGCGTATTCTTCTTCCTCATAGACGACGGTCGGATAGAACAGCCTGTCGATGTCTTTCCCGGCAAGATCGAAAATATGCCCATGGGCAAGTTTGGCGGGGAAACAGATGTTTTCCGACATGACAGTGGAAGACCCCTTTTCATATAATTGGAAATTGGACTCGGACGAGAGAACCACCCTGAAGCCGCATGTGGTCAAAAAGGCGCACCAAAAGGGAAAGTTTTCATACATGTTCAGGCAGCGGGGGATACCGTAGGTGAAAATCGGTTCGCCTTCGGGTTCCGTGTTTCGCTCAAACAGGAGCCTTATCTGATCATCAATCAGGTTCCTTCCTTTGCGTTGAGCATCCGGATTGTTGCTGAAGCGCCGCTCGCATCGGTTCCCTGTATAAAAATGGTTTCCGTTGCTGAAAGTCAGCTTCAAAACCCTGCACTGGTTTTCACATCCCCGGCAGCGGATTTCCTTTTTTGAAAAACCACTTCCCATCACCAATTTCTCAAAAACCAGGTCGTCGGTCTCCCGTCCCGGCCGATCCGGACCTTTCAGCGCTTCTTGCTGCGGAGCAACGGCCGCCACAACATGCGCACGATGATTGGCAAGGGCTGTCAGGGCCGCACCGTAGGCTCCCATCAGCTCGGAAATATCCGGTCTCATAACCTCCTTGTTCAGAAGCACCTCCAAGGCGCGTAATACGGCTGGATTTCGAAATGTTCCGCCCTGAACTACGATTTTGTCCCCCAGGACATCGACGTCCTTCAGCTTCAGCACTTTGTACAGAGCATTTTTGATAACCGAATACGCCAAACCTGCCGAAATGTCGCCGACCGTCGCCCCTTCCCGAAGGGCCTGCTTCACTTTGGAGTTCATGAAGATGGTGCAGCGGGTTCCCAGATCAAAAGGTGATTTGCTATCGCATGCAATCTCTGCGAATTCCTGGACACTATACCCTAGCGAACGGGCAAACGTCTCAATAAAGGAACCACATCCCGATGAGCAGGCCTCATTGATCTGAATTTCAGCCACGGCGTTGTCATGAATATAGATCGCCTTCATGTCCTGCCCGCCGATATCCAGAATAAAGGATACATCCGGCTCAAAGCGCCGCGCCGCCCGGTAATGCGCCATGGTCTCAACCAGGCCGTCGTCCAACCCGAAGGCGGTTCTTATGAGACTTTCACCATAGCCGGTGGCCGCCGTTCTGGTGATCCGCGGGGCAAAGCCGGCAGAAACAAACTTTTTTCTGAATTCAGCCAGTCCCTTTTTTACCGCCTGGATGGGATCGCCGTTGTTGGGGCCGTAATAGCTCAGAACCAGTTTGCCTTTCTCATCGACAAGGACGATCTTGGTGGTGGTTGACCCCGAATCCACACCTAAAAAAAGATCTTTTCCTTTTGCCTCAGGCAGGTCAATCCTGGGAACCAAATTTCGCTCATGCCTTTTTTGCCATATTTCAAATTCGTAATTGCTTGCAAACAGGGGGGGCAGCCTTTTGGTGCCGCTGTTGGTTGCACGGCTGACACCTCTCTCGGACATGGATAAAAAATTGCTGATCCGGCCCCGACATGGTTTGCCATTGCGCACCATGGCCGCTCCCATGGCGGGAAGCAGTTCCGGATGATCCGGAAGTACCAGGTCATCCGGATGCTCAATGCCGAGCAGATTTGCAAAGGCTTTCCGCAGGATTGGATAAAATGTCAGCGGCCCGCCTCCGATCAGTATTTTTCTTTCCATCTCCCGTCCACGGGACAAGGCGGTTATCACCTGAAGGGCGACCGAATGAAATATGGAAGCCGCCACATCTTCCCTGGATACATGGCGGCTCAGCAGGGCCTGGATGTCGGTTTTGGCGAAAACGCCGCACCGCGACGCAATCGGATAAATATTCGTGGCTTTTCCGGCCAGAACGTTCAGTTCCGCTACATCAACACCCAGGAGAACCGCCATTTGATCGATAAAAGCACCGGTCCCGCCGGCGCAACTTCCGTTCATCCGGATATCGGGGCGGCCACTGCCGTCAAAGAATATTATTTTGGAGTCTTCTCCGCCGATTTCGATAAATGTCCTGGCTTCGGGGAAAAACTTTTCGATGACGTGCGCGGAGGCCACCACTTCCTGCACGAACGGCAGGCCGAAGAATTCGGCCGCACCCATCCCCGCCGATCCGGTAACCGCCAAATCAAGCTCCACGTCGCCAAGTTTCTCAAGGGCGTCATTGAAAATACGCCGTGTTGTTTCCACTGTTTTGCCCTGATGACGACAGTAGCGGAAAAATACCATGCCACCCTCTTTATCCAGGATAACCGCCTTGGCTGTAGTTGAACCGATATCGATCCCGGCAAAATAGAGACTTTCTGCATGGTTCTTCATCTTTTTTCATCTCCCGGTTCCGGATGAACGCAACGGGAGGCCGCCTCTGTGGGTTTGTCTTGTTTCTTCATGCTCAGATAGTCCCTTGCAGAGCAAAAGGTATCCACCAGAGAAACCACCAGCGATTCCATATGGCGCGGCGGTATAACAGTAAGCGGCCACATGTGTTTTTTAATAATATCCGCTTCTTTTTCGGTAAGACCGGTGATGCTGCGGGCGTTCTCAAGAGCGATAGTATGGTGCCGGAAACCGTGCAGCCTGGGTCCGTCATGCAGCCAGTCATAGTAGAAAAGATCGTGCAGCAACGCACCCCGGATAATCGCCCGGGTGTCAAGGGAAAGTCTTTTTCCCCAGCGAAAGCTCAGGCAGGCCACCTCCTCCACATGATCCAATCGGGTTTTCCCCCTGTGATGGTTATACTGCGCCAGTTTTGCAACCTCCGGCAGATCGAGAAGCGGCCTTGCCGTGTTGACGAATTCCGCCTCCATCAGAGTTTTCTCTTCCGGCGTCAGGCGGAGGAAACGCCCGGCTGCAACCGCCAGGAAATCCATCGACATGATTGAGATCGTTGCTCCGGCCACTATCCACTTGAAGACCGGTGAAAGCAGGACGAGCATGCTTTGATAGGGGGGCAAAACGGCATATTCAAAAGCGAAGGCCAGCAGTATCCAGTACAGGGAGAATTTTAGACAGATGTGCCCCCTGTAATTAAATCTTTGGTCCGAATAGTCCCACAGACGGATCTGGAAAAAGTATTGAGCAACCAATCCGGAGCCGAATTCGAGTCCGGTTGTGATTATGAAATAAGCGAAGGCCTTGGTTCCCCAATTGGATTCCTGCAGCAATGAAACCGCTGCCATAAGCATCACTGCGCCGGCACCGTAAAGGATGAGATACGGCCCCTTCAGGAGGCCGGGATTGACGAACCGCTTGTCACGCACGGAACGATAGGAGACCTCCAGCATCCATCCAAGAATGGAAAAAAAGGAGAAAGAAAAGAAGAAGTTTACAACATCGGCCGTCATTTTGCTTTACCCCGGTGAACCAGCGAATACATTAGCGGCACCAGAATCAATGTCACAAGGCCGCTGACCGACAGTCCCCCAATGACCGTGATGCCCAGTGCATTCCATATTTCAGAGCCTTCCCCT
This sequence is a window from Desulfocurvus vexinensis DSM 17965. Protein-coding genes within it:
- a CDS encoding putative ABC transporter permease, yielding MTADVVNFFFSFSFFSILGWMLEVSYRSVRDKRFVNPGLLKGPYLILYGAGAVMLMAAVSLLQESNWGTKAFAYFIITTGLEFGSGLVAQYFFQIRLWDYSDQRFNYRGHICLKFSLYWILLAFAFEYAVLPPYQSMLVLLSPVFKWIVAGATISIMSMDFLAVAAGRFLRLTPEEKTLMEAEFVNTARPLLDLPEVAKLAQYNHHRGKTRLDHVEEVACLSFRWGKRLSLDTRAIIRGALLHDLFYYDWLHDGPRLHGFRHHTIALENARSITGLTEKEADIIKKHMWPLTVIPPRHMESLVVSLVDTFCSARDYLSMKKQDKPTEAASRCVHPEPGDEKR
- a CDS encoding acyl-CoA dehydratase activase, translating into MKNHAESLYFAGIDIGSTTAKAVILDKEGGMVFFRYCRHQGKTVETTRRIFNDALEKLGDVELDLAVTGSAGMGAAEFFGLPFVQEVVASAHVIEKFFPEARTFIEIGGEDSKIIFFDGSGRPDIRMNGSCAGGTGAFIDQMAVLLGVDVAELNVLAGKATNIYPIASRCGVFAKTDIQALLSRHVSREDVAASIFHSVALQVITALSRGREMERKILIGGGPLTFYPILRKAFANLLGIEHPDDLVLPDHPELLPAMGAAMVRNGKPCRGRISNFLSMSERGVSRATNSGTKRLPPLFASNYEFEIWQKRHERNLVPRIDLPEAKGKDLFLGVDSGSTTTKIVLVDEKGKLVLSYYGPNNGDPIQAVKKGLAEFRKKFVSAGFAPRITRTAATGYGESLIRTAFGLDDGLVETMAHYRAARRFEPDVSFILDIGGQDMKAIYIHDNAVAEIQINEACSSGCGSFIETFARSLGYSVQEFAEIACDSKSPFDLGTRCTIFMNSKVKQALREGATVGDISAGLAYSVIKNALYKVLKLKDVDVLGDKIVVQGGTFRNPAVLRALEVLLNKEVMRPDISELMGAYGAALTALANHRAHVVAAVAPQQEALKGPDRPGRETDDLVFEKLVMGSGFSKKEIRCRGCENQCRVLKLTFSNGNHFYTGNRCERRFSNNPDAQRKGRNLIDDQIRLLFERNTEPEGEPIFTYGIPRCLNMYENFPFWCAFLTTCGFRVVLSSESNFQLYEKGSSTVMSENICFPAKLAHGHIFDLAGKDIDRLFYPTVVYEEEEYADALNSYNCPVVTGYPDLLKSAVNPEKKFKIPLDNPSVSFKDFGLLKDQLYLFFRRFGINYRTISEGVEKGVKAQSNYKTELRSMAKTLLVRSEAERRTTVVLCGRPYHADPLVNHGVPDVLTELGVDVVSETALPLNADTVALEDVNVLTQWSYANRLYAAARWVTNTANAQMVQLTSFGCGPDAISADEVKEILRHGGKIHTLIKMDEIVNVGAVRIRLRSMLEAVKEKNGKTRAVGGGTMQTGRAVVGKSGKRTLIAPYFSPFYSPLVPSAFRPFGHRVEVLPPQDRESVEWGLKTINNDMCYPSVLVAGDIIKAFQSGRYDPEKTAVVMTQTGGQCRASSYVSLIKKALAAAGLDEVPIIAISNEEINAQPWFKIDKMGLIKRMGLGIIFADPLARMYLSTMVREKVPGTSKNLHEKYLFEMETGIENADYYYLLNLLKRAVADFNRVEINDKTVPRVGIVGEIFVKYNFFSNGNIIDWLSGQGVEVVLPPIQNFFAQRFINETYDQKAFFKRSLADRIKYRLLEIYSNYHVGQIERIMQGFRFYRKAHDLRKLAAITGEVVSLANQFGEGWLLTAEMIAMLNEGIDNIVCLQPFGCIANHITGRGMENKLREMFPHLNLLSLDMDAGASEVNMMNRLHFMVTAAREEVDREVGTQPAQKTARRFAIPDAWPRELDSFNAYTSLEVEKWRAWASNLGLWEKTRQMKRWVGM
- a CDS encoding DUF2188 domain-containing protein; translated protein: MEGLGVQPGTVGEDAADEALGRHVTCSIAEFDGQKAEGITLRSSNEKQDAVDAGRKISQNQGTEFYIHGKDGKIQNVESSSFPRSPGFAPHERRSSSPIGRRSTRRSISLQRKSGSSRGIATAPRPTLYCQCIAGLRITIAPCRAVLMRSLSGMATATRPRLSSMPNGTKLPFSKCVATSNARLRKSKWPFRKSA
- a CDS encoding helix-turn-helix domain-containing protein, translating into MTKDGMRGRGASSPVEGGHRPTGTGDEARKPPKRFWAKHKTEAVLRLLRGEDIEILSRELGVTAAALTRWRDQFLAGGAEGLKKRSPKDEAEV